The Paenibacillus mucilaginosus 3016 genome includes the window GCATGGCTCGTCGGTCTCGGCGCCATGATGGCCGACGCCCTGTACATGATCATGGTGTATATGGGTCTCGTCCACTTCCTGAGCACACCGCTGATCCAGACGCTCCTGTGGAGCTTCGGCAGCTTTATGCTCATCTACACGGGCATCGACAGCCTGCTTGGGGCAAGCAGTGTGGCCGTCGTCACCAAGAAAAAGGACGACACGCTCTTCAAATCCTTTTTCTCCGGCTTCCTGATGTCCCTCTCGAACCCGCTGACGATCCTCTTCTGGCTCGGCATCTACGGTTCCGTGCTGGCCAAGACGGCATCCGTCTACGGCACCCAGCAGCTGCTCGTCTACAGCTCCGCGATTCTGGTCGGCATCCTCGTCTGGGATTTCTCCATGGCGGGCATGGCCAGCACCTTCCGCCGGCTGATGACCCCGCGGCTGCTCACAGGGATCTCCGTCATCTCGGGCTTGTCCCTGATCGGCTTCGGCCTGTATTTTGCGGTCGCCGCCTGCCGGCTTCTCTTCTAAGTGAACGATTTGCGTCTGCGCGGCAGTACGGGCCGGTTCACACTCGGCTCGTATTCGTCATGCCCGGACTGCTGCCCTTCCGCGTGCTTGGATCGGCCTTGCGGCCCGCTCTCGCCTCCTCCGCCCTGCTGCTTCTTCCACACCCTGCGCATGATCAGGGTCACCGCGGAGATCACCGCCACGAACCCCAGCGAGATAAAAAAGCCCGGCCGGCTCGTCTCGTGGAACAGCGTGCCGACCACCGCCAGGGCGATGAGCAGGATGCCGCTCCACCGCTTCGTCTGGCCCCAGCCCGACAGCTTCAGCAGCCTGCCCGACGTCACGAGAATAAAGGTCCAGTTGTAGAGCAGCATGAGCCCGGCCGCCGTCGTCACGTACTCATAGACGGACTCGGGCATGAGCAGCGCCGTCACGACGGAGACCGCCAGCCCCCCTGCGGTGAAGCCGATCGCCGTGAACGGCAGCTTCGAGGAGTCCTTCTTCGCTGAGAACATCTTCGGCGCATCATGGTCCCCCGCGAGCGTGACGAGCATGGTCGTCACCGCGAATAACGAGGCGACCATCGTCGAGAAGCCCGCAATGATCAGCACGGAATTGAACACGTGGGGGACGAACGGCAGGTTATAATGATTCAGCGCCGAGGCGAACGGGCTTTCCTTCGAGTTGAAGGCGCCGATCGGCACGAGGATGACCGCACAGACCAGGGACGCGATGTAGACGGTCGTCAGGAGCAGAA containing:
- a CDS encoding amino acid permease, encoding MSKGKTSSKDDKLKWWQLSLLGVACTIGTGYFLGTGIALTMGGPAVIFLFILAAFGTYMVFDALARMTAADPQQGSFRSYAKKAYGRWAGFTSGWVYWSSELLIMGSQLAALSLFTRMWFPNLPMWMFAAVYGLLGLGIILLGTKGFERLENMFAVMKIAAILMFLVLAGAALFGMLGQGAYAPKVPATGPEVWPGGGIGLWSAFIFAFYAFGGIEIMGLMAMRLKNPKEAPKAGKMMILLLTTVYIASLVCAVILVPIGAFNSKESPFASALNHYNLPFVPHVFNSVLIIAGFSTMVASLFAVTTMLVTLAGDHDAPKMFSAKKDSSKLPFTAIGFTAGGLAVSVVTALLMPESVYEYVTTAAGLMLLYNWTFILVTSGRLLKLSGWGQTKRWSGILLIALAVVGTLFHETSRPGFFISLGFVAVISAVTLIMRRVWKKQQGGGGESGPQGRSKHAEGQQSGHDEYEPSVNRPVLPRRRKSFT
- a CDS encoding LysE family transporter, with the protein product MSVILSYIFLGLSLSAPIGPINAAQLDKGIRCGFWHAWLVGLGAMMADALYMIMVYMGLVHFLSTPLIQTLLWSFGSFMLIYTGIDSLLGASSVAVVTKKKDDTLFKSFFSGFLMSLSNPLTILFWLGIYGSVLAKTASVYGTQQLLVYSSAILVGILVWDFSMAGMASTFRRLMTPRLLTGISVISGLSLIGFGLYFAVAACRLLF